The DNA sequence TAAGTTTCTGTTTGGAAATTACGGATATCTGCCCGCTGGAACTGGATCTGTATTTCGAACGCTTCCTTAATCTTAACCGGCAGACCCCTCCGGACTTTGATATCGACTGGAGCTGGCAGGAAAGGGATGCTATTCTGCAATATATTTTTGATCGCTATGGAAAAGAACATGTCGCCTTCTGCGGAACCAATGTTGAGTTTAAATACAAATCGATATTCCGAGAAGTCGGAAAGGTTTTCGGTTTACCGAAAGAAGAACTGGATGAATTGACCAGCCAACGGATGGAACTGCATGATAAAAACCTGGTTGTAGAACATGTTCATAAATATGGTAAATTATTAGAAAAATTCCCCAATCAAAGGAGCATGCATGCTTGCGGAATTCTAATTTCGGAAGAACCTATTACCCATTTTACGGCACTTGAAATGCCTCCTAAAGGATTTCCCATTGTTCAGTTTGATATGAACGTTGCTGAAGATATAGGTTTTGAAAAATTTGATATTCTTTCCCAAAGAGGCTTGGGAACCATCAATGACACCGTTAAGCTGATCAAAAAAACCAGGAATATTGAAATAGATATCCGGGATACTTCCATTTCTAAAGATGAAGAGGTGTGCAATGAATACCTGGCACAAGGCAGAACAATAGGTTGTTTCTATATTGAAAGTCCTGCCATGCGTGGACTTTTGCGAAGGCTGAAATGTGATAATTATAAAATTTTAGTGGCTGCCTCTTCCATTATCAGGCCGGGTGTTGCCCAAAGCGGAATGATGCGTGAGTATATCTTCAGGCACAATCATCCTGATCAGTTTGAATACTTTCATGACGTTTTCAAAGAGCATCTGGGAGAAACCTACGGGATTATGGTTTATCAAGAGGACGTCATCAAGATTTCCCAGTATTTTGGAGGGTTATCATTAGCAGACGGAGATATCCTCCGAAGAGCAATGAGTGGAAAAGGCCGTTCCATCGAAAAGCTTCAGGAGGTAAAAGCAAATTTCTTTAAATCTTGTAAAGACAAAGGACATTCATTGGAACTGACTGCTGAAGCCTATCGGCAGATCGAATCATTTGCCGGTTATTCTTTCTGCAAAGCCCATTCCGCTTCCTATGCGGTAGAAAGTTATCAGAGTTTATATCTGAAAGTATATTACCCATTGGAATTTATGGTGTCTGTTATTAATAATATGGGTGGGTTTTACCGTACAGAGGTATACATTCATGAAACCAAAATGTCCGGTGGAATCGTCTGCAATCCTTGTGTCAACGCCAGTGATTTTCAGACTACTTTGCATGGAAAGGAAATCTATCTCGGATTCATGCATTTACAGGGGCTTGAAACCAGAATTGCTCATTTTATCATTGAAGAAAGAATCAGAAACGGGAATTACCAATCTTTAGAAGACTTTATCCGCAGAGTGCCTATCGGAATAGAAACGGTACAGATTCTTATTTTCATCGGAGCTTTCCGGTTTACCGGAAAACAAAAAAATGAATTGCTTGTAGAAGCCAGAATGCTTTTGGTGAATTTCAAACCGGAGAATAGGGGACTGATGCTGATTGAAGAACCCATTAAGGAATATAAGCTTCCTCAATTGAAACGGGAAACTTTTGAAGATGCCTTTGATGAAATTGAACTTCTCGGATTCACTGTTTCGTGCAGCCCTTTTGATCTGTTGCAAATCAAATACAGGGGTTCTGTTTTTGTAAAAGACCTTTTGCAGTATCATAAAAAAGAGGTAAAGATGCTGGCTTATCTGATCTCCAGAAAACATGTTCCTACCAAAAAAGGAACCATGTATTTCGGAACCTGGATTGATGTGAACGGAGATTATTTCGATACCGCTCATTTTCCGGACAGCCTTGAAAAGTATTCGTTTCAGGGAGGAGGATGTTACCTGCTGTTAGGAACTGTAGAAGTTGATTTTCATTTTCCAACCATCACCGTTACTAAAATGGCTAAAATGCCTTTCATTCCCGATCCAAGATACGCGTATGATAAGGACAGACAATACGATATTCATCGCCAGATCAAAGAAGATGTAAGCATGACCAACAGACCTCCTTATCCGCAGGCTCATGAAATCGGACTGCCCAGAAACAAGATCATATAAATTAAATTTTACTTCTTTTTATAAGGTAGGTTCCAGATCAGGTCAGCTGCCAGATAATGAACTCCTCCTTTGTGGATGCTGTGGCTGCCCCTTATAAGATCATCCATATACCCAATATCCACAGTGAAAGGTGAATTCGGAATATTGAACATATAATAGGCAGCAATACGCATTTCCCTATATCCAAAAGGAGTCCACTCATGTTCCGGTTCATTCAGGTAGCTTGTAGAAAACAATCCTTCTACACTTAATGCCAGTTTCTGATTATTTTCTGATGGCAAATTATAGGTGATCTGGCTTTTAAT is a window from the Chryseobacterium sp. T16E-39 genome containing:
- a CDS encoding DNA polymerase III subunit alpha, with protein sequence MFLNCHSFHSLRYGTLSIKELVQQAQESGARELVLTDINTITGIYEFKTLCDQCGIKPIAGVEIRKEGRLLYVAIAKEFSGIGEINQMITDYNCNGKNLTETAPQFANVFVIYPKENIPETLKENEFVGIREEELTLLVRTEYQNLIHKMVVLHPITFATRKDYNLHCILRAIDNNTLLSKLTEDETCHKTEYFKRAQSLRDAFYQYPEIIKNTQHILNVCHFEFSYRNQIKNKQHYTRSKEGDLRMLTKLAYLGLKKRYGLDHEIARARVEKELQVIDHLNFSSYFLIVWDIIRYSNRMGFMHVGRGSGANSIVSFCLEITDICPLELDLYFERFLNLNRQTPPDFDIDWSWQERDAILQYIFDRYGKEHVAFCGTNVEFKYKSIFREVGKVFGLPKEELDELTSQRMELHDKNLVVEHVHKYGKLLEKFPNQRSMHACGILISEEPITHFTALEMPPKGFPIVQFDMNVAEDIGFEKFDILSQRGLGTINDTVKLIKKTRNIEIDIRDTSISKDEEVCNEYLAQGRTIGCFYIESPAMRGLLRRLKCDNYKILVAASSIIRPGVAQSGMMREYIFRHNHPDQFEYFHDVFKEHLGETYGIMVYQEDVIKISQYFGGLSLADGDILRRAMSGKGRSIEKLQEVKANFFKSCKDKGHSLELTAEAYRQIESFAGYSFCKAHSASYAVESYQSLYLKVYYPLEFMVSVINNMGGFYRTEVYIHETKMSGGIVCNPCVNASDFQTTLHGKEIYLGFMHLQGLETRIAHFIIEERIRNGNYQSLEDFIRRVPIGIETVQILIFIGAFRFTGKQKNELLVEARMLLVNFKPENRGLMLIEEPIKEYKLPQLKRETFEDAFDEIELLGFTVSCSPFDLLQIKYRGSVFVKDLLQYHKKEVKMLAYLISRKHVPTKKGTMYFGTWIDVNGDYFDTAHFPDSLEKYSFQGGGCYLLLGTVEVDFHFPTITVTKMAKMPFIPDPRYAYDKDRQYDIHRQIKEDVSMTNRPPYPQAHEIGLPRNKII